A single region of the Triticum dicoccoides isolate Atlit2015 ecotype Zavitan chromosome 2B, WEW_v2.0, whole genome shotgun sequence genome encodes:
- the LOC119363999 gene encoding 50S ribosomal protein L27-like has product MALSSVFRRVNIKELISNVPVYTSSTETSGGMSLVFRRWATKKTAGSTKNGRDSNPKYLGVKKFGGEKVEPGNIIVRQRGTRFHPGNYVGMGKDHTIFSLKEGHVRFERNKLTGRKWIHVEPVAGHTLHPVYANGSATAADMELL; this is encoded by the exons ATGGCCCTCTCATCAGTTTTCAGGAGAGTAAACATCAAAGAATTGATCTCAAATGTTCCGGTCTACACTAGCTCAACAG AGACATCTGGAGGAATGAGCTTGGTCTTTAGGCGTTGGGCCACAAAAAAGACTGCTGGGTCAACGAAAAATGGCCGTGACTCTAACCCCAAGTATCTGGGTGTTAAGAAATTTGGTGGAGAG AAAGTGGAACCAGGAAACATCATCGTACGACAAAGAGGAACCCGCTTCCATCCTGGGAACTATGTTGGCATGGGGAAGGATCACACTATCTTCTCTCTGAAGGAAGGCCATGTGCGGTTTGAGCGGAATAAGCTGACTGGCAGGAAATGGATTCATGTTGAACCTGTAGCTGGGCACACTCTCCACCCTGTTTACGCCAACGGTTCAGCCACTGCAGCTGACATGGAGCTACTGTAG